One stretch of Vespula vulgaris chromosome 20, iyVesVulg1.1, whole genome shotgun sequence DNA includes these proteins:
- the LOC127071167 gene encoding protein kinase 4-like isoform X2, which produces MLPYHHSHHYYYHPHLQTLPHSHSHFYHPRRHHQQHHRCMNNKNNNSKNNNNKNNNNNKVNNNHHIQSNYQNQPSNCMLYGNPNEATNQIYSSIWRTDQHQFPGSYRFVDVINYKSDCLHEYKMENVNQQKQQQQQQQQQQEQQQQQEKRYNYKEINHDLASMKDFVGENVKKKNKKTSNVENSTNVNTSSTKKVRKMNIYEKMQNQRVIANVRERKRTQTMNKGFAALRKVIPTLPSDKLTRIQIIKLATRYIDFLYQVLRRNMRYNEEEDEENNPKNAIITARDRTSSSYSYTTYEKLAYEFSVWRMENDLNINT; this is translated from the exons ATGCTGCCTTATCATCATtctcatcattattattatcatcctcATCTTCAAACTCTtcctcattctcattctcatttctatcatcctcgtcgtcatcatcaacAACATCATCGttgtatgaataataaaaataataatagtaagaataataataataaaaataataataataacaaagtcAACAACAATCATCACATTCAATCGAATTATCAAAATCAACCATCAAATTGTATGCTATACGGAAATCCAAATGAAG CAACAAATCAAATCTATTCTTCAATTTGGAGAACCGATCAACATCAATTTCCTGGATCTTATAGGTTCGtagatgtaattaattataagtcTGATTGTCTACACgaatataaaatggaaaatgttAATCagcaaaaacaacaacaacaacaacaacaacaacaacaagagcaacagcagcaacaagaaaaacgatataattataaagagaTTAATCATGATCTAGCATCGATGAAAGATTTTGTCGgcgaaaatgtaaaaaagaaaaacaaaaagacaagTAATGTCGAGAATTCGACGAATGTCAATACTTCCTCGACGAAGAAAGTTCGTAAAATGAATATCTACGAAAAAATGCAAAATCAAAGAGTAATAGCGAATGttagagaacgaaagagaactcAAACTATGAACAAAGGATTTGCCGCTCTTAGAAAAGTCATTCCTACATTACCAAGCGACAAGCTCACCAGAATTCAAATCATAAAACTTGCTACGcgatatatagattttttatatcaagttCTGCGTCGTAATATGAGATATAACGAGGAGGAAGATg AAGAGAATAATCCAAAAAACGCAATAATAACAGCAAGAGATAGAACATCGTCCTCGTATAGTTACACGACATATGAAAAATTGGCTTACGAGTTTAGCGTTTGGCGTATGGAAAATGATTTAAACATAAATACATGA
- the LOC127071167 gene encoding GATA zinc finger domain-containing protein 10-like isoform X1 produces the protein MLPYHHSHHYYYHPHLQTLPHSHSHFYHPRRHHQQHHRCMNNKNNNSKNNNNKNNNNNKVNNNHHIQSNYQNQPSNCMLYGNPNEVFSATNQIYSSIWRTDQHQFPGSYRFVDVINYKSDCLHEYKMENVNQQKQQQQQQQQQQEQQQQQEKRYNYKEINHDLASMKDFVGENVKKKNKKTSNVENSTNVNTSSTKKVRKMNIYEKMQNQRVIANVRERKRTQTMNKGFAALRKVIPTLPSDKLTRIQIIKLATRYIDFLYQVLRRNMRYNEEEDEENNPKNAIITARDRTSSSYSYTTYEKLAYEFSVWRMENDLNINT, from the exons ATGCTGCCTTATCATCATtctcatcattattattatcatcctcATCTTCAAACTCTtcctcattctcattctcatttctatcatcctcgtcgtcatcatcaacAACATCATCGttgtatgaataataaaaataataatagtaagaataataataataaaaataataataataacaaagtcAACAACAATCATCACATTCAATCGAATTATCAAAATCAACCATCAAATTGTATGCTATACGGAAATCCAAATGAAG TATTTTCAGCAACAAATCAAATCTATTCTTCAATTTGGAGAACCGATCAACATCAATTTCCTGGATCTTATAGGTTCGtagatgtaattaattataagtcTGATTGTCTACACgaatataaaatggaaaatgttAATCagcaaaaacaacaacaacaacaacaacaacaacaacaagagcaacagcagcaacaagaaaaacgatataattataaagagaTTAATCATGATCTAGCATCGATGAAAGATTTTGTCGgcgaaaatgtaaaaaagaaaaacaaaaagacaagTAATGTCGAGAATTCGACGAATGTCAATACTTCCTCGACGAAGAAAGTTCGTAAAATGAATATCTACGAAAAAATGCAAAATCAAAGAGTAATAGCGAATGttagagaacgaaagagaactcAAACTATGAACAAAGGATTTGCCGCTCTTAGAAAAGTCATTCCTACATTACCAAGCGACAAGCTCACCAGAATTCAAATCATAAAACTTGCTACGcgatatatagattttttatatcaagttCTGCGTCGTAATATGAGATATAACGAGGAGGAAGATg AAGAGAATAATCCAAAAAACGCAATAATAACAGCAAGAGATAGAACATCGTCCTCGTATAGTTACACGACATATGAAAAATTGGCTTACGAGTTTAGCGTTTGGCGTATGGAAAATGATTTAAACATAAATACATGA